One Suricata suricatta isolate VVHF042 chromosome X, meerkat_22Aug2017_6uvM2_HiC, whole genome shotgun sequence genomic region harbors:
- the GJB1 gene encoding gap junction beta-1 protein: MNWTGLYTLLSGVNRHSTAIGRVWLSVIFIFRIMVLVVAAESVWGDEKSSFICNTLQPGCNSVCYDHFFPISHVRLWSLQLILVSTPALLVAMHVAHQQHIEKKMLRLEGHGDPLHLEEVKRHKVHISGTLWWTYVISVVFRLLFEAAFMYVFYLLYPGYAMVRLVKCEAYPCPNTVDCFVSRPTEKTVFTVFMLAASGICIILNVAEVVYLIIRACARRAQRRSNPPSRKGSGFGHRLSPEYKQNEINKLLSEQDGSLKDILRRSPGTGAGLAEKSDRCSAC; encoded by the coding sequence ATGAACTGGACAGGTTTGTACACCTTGCTCAGTGGCGTGAACCGGCATTCGACCGCCATTGGTCGGGTGTGGCTCTCCGTCATCTTCATCTTCAGGATCATGGTGCTGGTGGTGGCCGCAGAGAGTGTGTGGGGTGACGAGAAGTCCTCCTTCATCTGCAACACCCTTCAGCCCGGCTGCAACAGCGTCTGCTACGACCACTTTTTCCCCATCTCCCACGTGCGGCTGTGGTCTCTGCAGCTGATCCTGGTCTCCACTCCGGCTCTCCTTGTAGCCATGCACGTGGCTCACCAGCAgcacatagaaaagaaaatgctgcGACTCGAGGGTCACGGGGACCCCCTCCACCTGGAGGAAGTGAAGAGGCACAAGGTCCACATCTCAGGGACACTGTGGTGGACCTACGTCATCAGCGTGGTCTTCCGGCTGCTGTTCGAGGCCGCCTTCATGTATGTCTTTTACCTGCTCTACCCGGGCTACGCCATGGTGCGGCTGGTCAAGTGTGAGGCCTACCCCTGCCCCAACACCGTGGACTGCTTCGTGTCCCGCCCCACTGAGAAAACCGTCTTCACTGTCTTCATGCTGGCCGCCTCTGGCATCTGCATCATCCTCAACGTGGCCGAGGTGGTGTACCTCATCATCCGGGCCTGCGCCCGCCGAGCCCAACGCCGCTCCAATCCGCCCTCCCGCAAGGGCTCGGGCTTCGGTCACCGCCTCTCTCCGGAATACAAGCAGAACGAGATCAACAAGCTGCTGAGCGAACAGGACGGCTCCCTGAAGGACATACTGCGCCGCAGCCCGGGCACCGGGGCTGGGCTGGCTGAGAAGAGCGACCGCTGCTCAGCCTGCTGA